Proteins from one Malaya genurostris strain Urasoe2022 chromosome 2, Malgen_1.1, whole genome shotgun sequence genomic window:
- the LOC131430081 gene encoding probable GDP-L-fucose synthase produces MSKTVLVTGGTGLVGKAIEAVINEEKPPNERWLFVGSKDADLTDLQSTRAMFERYQPTHVIHLAAMVGGLFHNMNNNLDFLRKNIQINDNVLLLSHEYKVQKVVSCLSTCIFPDKTSYPIDETMIHNGPPHDSNFGYSYAKRLIDITNRAYNQQHGDMFTSVVPCNVFGPFDNFTPGVSHVIPGMIHRLHETIYLTDPEKPQKEKIFSVYGTGKPLRQFIYSKDLAKLFIWVLREYENVEPIILSVDEAAEVTIAHLAESLVQGFQFKGKLEFDSSKADGQYKKTASNAKLRKLLPDFQFTDFDLAIKETVQWYIDNYEKARK; encoded by the exons ATGAGTAAAACGGTTCTGGTGACTGGTGGAACAGGACTCGTGGGGAAGGCCATCGAAGCGGTGATCAACGAAGAGAAACCACCAAACGAACGATGGTTATTTGTCGGGTCCAAAGATGCCGATCTCAC GGACCTCCAATCAACGCGTGCCATGTTCGAAAGATATCAACCAACACACGTGATACACCTGGCGGCAATGGTTGGTGGGTTGTTTCACAACATGAACAACAATTTAGATTTTCTAcgaaaaaacattcaaatcaacgATAACGTACTTTTGCTGAGCCACGAATACAAAGTGCAAAAGGTTGTCTCCTGTCTATCCACCTGTATCTTTCCAGACAAAACTAGTTACCCAATTGATGAGACAATG ATTCACAATGGGCCTCCGCATGACTCGAACTTTGGTTACAGTTATGCCAAAAGACTGATTGACATTACGAATCGTGCCTACAATCAGCAGCATGGCGACATGTTCACTTCAGTTGTTCCGTGTAACGTCTTCGGACCGTTCGATAATTTCACTCCCGGTGTGAGTCACGTGATTCCTGGAATGATCCATAGACTACATGAGACAATATACTTAACAGATCCAGAG AAACCCCAAAAAGAGAAAATCTTTTCAGTCTACGGTACGGGCAAACCTCTTCGGCAGTTTATATATTCCAAGGATCTGGCGAAATTGTTTATTTGGGTATTGAGAGAATATGAAAACGTGGAACCCATCATTTTGTCGGTGGACGAAGCAGCGGAAGTTACTATTGCCCATTTGGCGGAATCCTTGGTGCAGGGATTCCAGTTCAAAGGAAAGTTGGAGTTTGATAGCAGTAAAGCAGATGGACAGTACAAAAAGACGGCCTCCAATGCGAAACTGAGAAAATTATTACCTGATTTCCAATTTACCGATTTCGACTTGGCCATTAAAGAAACGGTTCAGTGGTACATTGATAACTACGAAAAGGCTAGGAAATGA